AAGGTCGTCTCTTTCCCCAGCCGCCGGAGGAGACACTGAAAGACCAAGAAAATttctgaaaaacaaaaatgaaaaaacaaaaagaaaaagaaaaagaaaaagaaagatataatcCTATGAGctgtttcttttctcttttattatttatttaattattattatttttaaaatatattattcatttaaaaattagaatattgtGGTCTCAAGTCAAGACTCAGAGAGTCTAAATCCTGTTTGGTTCaaagtttttcttattttgactGAAGACTAAAGACAATTTCCACCCATATTGTCTTGTATGCatagaaaaactattttcttagGGTAAAAGTGCATTTCAGATCCAAACTTTTGGATTTTGGACCTTAATCGATTTTTTTATGGATTGAGTCTTTGATTTCATCACAATTtattaaagttaaaagaaatgcaacattgtatttttatttaaaataaaaaattggttaatttcattcaataGGGCTCatggtttaaaatttcattaaatatttcttttatccctttcatttattatttttacatactactttcaattaaaaaaaaaacgagatatttattgaaatttcaaattaataaaattagatgtATTTAGCTAAAACTCAAAAGTGAGTGTAATTAACCATttcaaaaaactattattaatgGTACCAATGATTTCCTATAATATTATTGTTCATGACTTTTTGTGATACATCCATTGAGTTGTCTCATAGTTCGAATttatttaggttatatttgattcctcttaaaagtaaaaagtagtaaagaaataaaaaatttagtaaaaaaatgattttttttatatttgattatgatatagaaaatattaaaaaaatcaaatagagttaaaattaattagaaatttatttatttttaaattatttaatttttatataaaaaattaaaataagtaaattaaatttgaaatggtatataaaaataatttattaacttcaatttttttttccttcatttttccttccttctactatttctctctattttcccaCATTATTTGGAACTCCTTAGGTATAATtcattgaaaaatcaatttaaagcAACTTTGGTAGTAGATGTTGAATTTCCCTCCTACACTTCCATTGAAAATTGTACAAAACATAGTCATAGAGACAAGAAAGTGCCTTGGTTGAATTTCAATAGGAGAAAAGTGCCACAACCTGCTCAAATAATCATTCATTGAGACACTTAGCTACCAGTGAAAAAATGTGGAAGCTTTTAGAGAAGCTTGTCCACACACATCTTTGACACATCTATACACAAGACAAGGGACTAGTGTGGGGcattttaaatatgttgtaaGTAGCCTTTATATAAAGAAGTTTAGGATACAGTGAAACCTTTATAAATTCGAAAGAGTTTCACATGTGTTAATAGGAGACGGTTTCATTTGGTCAAGACACCAAATAAGTTGAGAGCTTATAGCTTCATAAAACATTCTTTTTATAGTGCaaaacttcttttctttttaagtgtTACCTTTGGTTCTCATCTTAGCTTCAAAGTCGTATGCATCCCCTAGCCTAGCAAAATTAAGTGCAAGGGGAGGTTGACTTACGGAAGGCTCTTATTTAGATATGCCATACAAcacaataatttaaataaattattaaaaaaaaaaaaaaccctaaccagGACACAAGTGGAGTACCATGATTTAATGAAAGAAAGTTGCGACAAAGCATGTATACTGTATCCTTTTTGAAAAGTCTTGGAGGATCAAAGTTGCAATAAAGCTTTCAGAAAGTAATGGAGAAACATCTATAAAGAACCATACCCCTTAGTGACAAGTGTTGACATCTTTATCAGAAGAAGTGGACTGTTTCCACTCAccagaaaaaatagaaaacacatcaagaaaaagaaaaagagagtcaAGACAGAGGTTCCACAAGTATTTCAGAGTTTTCTGTCAGGTGATCAAGTTCCAATTCAATTTCATACatgataaaccaaaaaaaaatctaaggaaAATGGGTGTAGCAAGAGAGTTACATCTACCCCCATTGGTAAAATGTTTGGAATCCATCATTAGATAATTAGGCAGGCATCAACAAGTTTGGTGTGGCATTCAATGGTTCAATTATAAGGTACCTTCTAGTTTCCAAGAGATGGGTGGTCCCCAACACTGAAAGCAATTGGGTGTGGAATATGTCATCTACATGGTTCCATAAAAGCATTTGTTTTGACTTCTAAGAATCAAGGGAACAAGTCAGCAATAGAAGAAGCACAATGTTGCATCAAGATAGAATAGTCTGACttgattcaaaatgaaaaatggtttACAGCCATTGAAGCTATAAGAAGAGTAAAATCAGCCTATGAAGCTATAAGAAGAGTAATTCATGTGCAAAATCAGCTAATAAAGGAATTGTGCAGAGGGACGAGTGTTGTATGCATTTTTACACTACAGGAGCCTGTAGAAGCAGTTGCTTCCAGAGATGAGAAGTTGGTAGGTTCTGGAACAGGGACACTTCAAGTATATGCTAATGAAATCCCCCACCCTCTCTATGATCACAAGGTCCTCTGTTTCTGCATTTGAAGCCTCCTGCATCCAACACAGTCATTccttttctattaattttcttctactttcttagcaaccaaacgcccaataaaaaaaaaaagaacagaaagaaaaaagaaaaagacatacATTTGTATTGTTGTGATGAGACCCAGCATCCTCTACGTCCAGCACTACTTCATGCCACCACTGTTTCATCTCTTTCATCCTTTCCATCATTCTCTTGAACCTCTGCAACCATTCAAAACAATTCCAATGGCTTTTAGTTTCCGAGACAAGGCAGGAAAATTGTCCAAACCcgggattttgaattttttctcaTTATAAGCGACCCAAGAAGGCTCAAGAAACTAACAGTAATACAAACAACAGAATCAAAATACTCCGTGAAttcttttgcattttcccttcatttctcagcatccaagcacacaataatttgaaattgaaatacGTAAAAGCATCTTAGTATCATAGTAGTATGTGGGCAGCAAGGGTTCTTAGGAAATGCGGGAAAACAAGAGAAACCCAGAATTTGaatcttgaatttctttttcatcatttagGACCCCCAAGAGAAATCATACATCCAAATAAGATTACACAACTAATTATTCAGAGACCCAAAATTTTAACGCTACTTGTATACGTGAATCTTCAGTCTTCCCCATTTTTCAAGAGCCAAGAAACGacgaacaaacaaacaaataaaaaggaaaaaagatagttgaaatagaaatagaaatgagaaaaaaaacaaataaacaaacttAAAAGCATCAACGCAATTTTCacagcaaccaaacaacaaaatattcaaaattaacgtaATTCAGTGCACCAACCTCAGGATCAGGGCTGTCTTGGGACACCACTGGGGATCCCGTAACCATCTCGCCGTGACCACTGACTCCGGTTCTTGGTGGAGAAGCGACCGGCAGCGGTTCAGAAATGAACCGGCGAAGAGGAGGCAGAGGTGGCAATTCCGTGGAACCCCCTTTCACCGGTGAGGGCGACAGCGTGGAGACATTGGGGTTCATCCTGGGAGTCAGAGGCGAATGGGGAAAATTCTGCCACGAGGGTAGTTTCGGCAGGTCGAGGCCGGGAGAGTTGATGAGATTGGAGCTCGTGCGGCTGAGGTTCGTGTAGAAATTTGGCGGAGGAACAGCGACCCTGGAGAATCCGTGAAGGCGGTAATCGTGGACGGAGGCCGTTTCTCGCTTCTTGAGCTGGGGTTGGCCGTCGCCGGAGGCATCCTCAGATGTTGTGGGGTCTTTTTTCTTAAGAGAACCGCATGCATTGCATTGGTCGGACATGGTTTCTTGGAATTGGGGTTCTGAGTTCTGGTCCATGATCTTTCTTGCTGTTTCTTGAAGCTACGATTGCTGTTTGGTTTGTGAGAAAATGTGTGAAAAATACAGGTGAGCGTTGAGAGAAGGGTTTGGCACGGTGcatatatatctttatatatCTCTACTCCTATTGGCTATTAGAGAAGTAACAGGTGtatgtcctttttttttatctctccaAAAATACCCTTGTCAATCTCCCTCCAAACCCAACCAAGCCCATAAGTCGGTCcataaattatacaaaaaatctatatctatatacatatataagtaGGAAGTgtttaaacacttttttttcccttaaaataacctttcatttctattataTATACTTACAtcctatcattattattatatgcaATTAATTCAGatatcttatcattattatatgaaattaattaaaataatatttatttttattcttaatttattgaataaaaaataaatttagataaatatatatatatatatatatatatatataaaattctttAGAATCCGAatgacatatttttaaaatccaaattacattttttttattatacacGTTTATATCCtattattattgtattattatatgtaattaaatgattatttttcttaaagttcaaaaataattattatattattttaatactcAATAAATTAAGAATACAAACAAACATTATCTtagttcaaaaaaataattcaaaatgataaatatttgtatttttattttatttttaagaagtcaaaaaaaataatgtttaaaatgaaacaaaaattattatcacttttttagagaagaaaaacaatatgaacttgaaatattaattttaaattaaattataataattttttaaaagagaagtattattttttttttgttttatatgtttgaatttttaaaaaattaatcatctatttacatataataatagaataataataagatataagcttataactaaaaaaatatgtaattcGGATTTAAAAAAGAtgtaatttgaattataaagatttttatttttgtatttgtccattaagaataaaaataaacattatcttaattaattacatataataatataattgcTAAATGATAAGActattttagggaaaaaaatgtttaaacacTTCATACTTTTATATGTACTACACGTGCCAAAGCACGTGAGAGAATATGAAAAAGgaccaacaaaaaaattagtatgtgaatttattatttcaagatttatataaaaatcaagtagaaattcaaaatcaaataattgaattaaacatgaaactatttttttttttttaaaaaaagggatTAGATATAAATAAGATCATACTTTTTGgtaccaaattttatgttaataaaattatttttaattaattttcttatattaaaaaaatcttaaaacaaTTGATTGAATAGAACTTGGAATAGAAATTAAATCCCTATCAAaacaattgattttaattaatataaaatcaaaataaagtcaTGAACATACAAATTTTCATTGTGTCAAGtaattaaaatcttaaattaaatccctattaaaacaattgatagaatagaaattggaggcaaatgaaaagattaaatttttcattaccTTTTAAGTTTGTGATGCCAGGAATAACTTTTGTTAacccaaagaaaatgaaaagattaaatttccATTTAAGTTAATTatgagtatgaaaaatattaaatttttaaaattattagtattgataatgatatttcaagaaataaaaaagtaaaaaacagcTTGTACTTTTATAAGTAGTATAAATTATAGATTATAGACTACAATAGTTATATGTAAATGATATTAACTAAAAATTAGCATAGCTTGTAAAGAGGGTTAAGGTTGatgtaaaaattaatacatttattCAGTTTAGTAACCTATTAATGTCAATCTACATAGTTAAAGTGAATTTGTTATTAATAGgttaagtttaattatattgattaatatcaATAGACTACTTTTAACTAAAtggaaagataaaatatttcaactttttctattcaactataaaacaaacactacctatAAAAAATGATACACTTGGTCaacaaatacatttttttttctttttgtacaaaatgaaatataattcaagatatttaatttttgagctaaaatatttttatacttatcagtatataattattatataaataattgtgaatgttaatatttatatttgttaaatagGCTTTGATgatacaaatttgaaaaaaaaaatcagtatcTTTGGTTATACTACTGCTATTGTCATTGACACCTGATCttaaaaatgaagattttaTGGGATTTAACAAAATTACTTACTTAGGTTGTGCAAGGAGAAAATGCATGAACAATAAGGAGGAAGAGATTAAAATTTACTGTCCTCAATTTTCTTGACAATCAAACAAAAAGTTAGGTAATACCTAGATCCCGAAAAATagcaaggaaagaaaaaaatggttctcttacatttaatttcactttgaaattataaaagaaaatcatatataattaaaattaagtagaaatttatttaaaagaaaataagtaaaataaattgaaagaaatatataaaaataatttattgactttaaatctatttgattttgttattctatttcttattttccttatatttttttctcaaaattttcgaaaatcaaatatagtcttaaaattttataatttgttcaTCTAAAGTTTCAAAAAGGTAGCATAGATCAAGTGGTGCTGCATGTACCTACAATTCGCCTTACACATCTAATAAATAAGCATAATATATCACCTAACTAGATTTCACCAtccaataaatataataataataaataacctAAAGTAAGGAGTATTGCATATATTGTAACGAAATGTTTTTATGTTTtcgttattttttttcactaaaatgCTCACGTAAgataatattagattttaaatatatgtacatataaaatcataatttacttattttatttatatttatattcttttatatttatgaaatatatatatataaaaggtgtcatgcttgtttttaactttttagtaagctttttccattttttgtgttttcacatttttgcttttttagcatttttattttggtaaaCCTTATTTTCAAACTTGGTTTCTTtgttctatttaaaaataaaaaatgaaaacattttaaagaaaCAAAGCCTATGTTATTaagaaattataattatatttgtccacacttaatttgaaatttaaatacccttaattttagatttaaattaTGAGAAAGAATAGGAtagacatgagagactccttcCATGtattaattaatagaaatatttgggtcaaaaaataagataattctCGTATTTGGACTAATAATATTCGTTGACccaaaaatgtaaatataactTCAAGTTTATCTTTCTTTCCACTCTGTAAACAAAGACGAAGAAGACATGAGCAGAACATGAAAGAATTGGTTGGGATTGAATTAATACATCCAGTGATACATGATGTAattgattttacaaatatttgtataatttttttttctttagtattgATTACATATCTTATATGACTAGAGTCTCTCCTTTGTATGATATACACTTTCTCTTCCTTATGGGAAGAAAATGAGGACCCTAGAAATACATAGCTGTGTTAaatgatatgtatatatatatatatatatatatatatatatatataaaagattgtTCATAATAACAaacctatattttctttttcttttattagtcTTTTGgattttacaatttaaaacagttttgatttaataccccaaataaaagcaaagtagtggaattttttttaaaaaatttgttctaactatcaaataaaatcttaataatttcaaatcaatcttgctaatttttagaattttatattaaaagtaaaaaaattgtaaccttgcgaatttatataatatttttaaaataagagtaATTTCAATAATCATGCTTAGAAGAATGATTaattattaaaggaaaaaaaggcaataagaagaaaaaaaaaatacaattacatACTATTTGTAGAATATATACAAACGAAGGCACCTCAATTTTTAAgtcatatttttccaaatatatttatttttctacccTTTATACCGATATTCCAACAACTAGGCTtgtatgcaattttttttttttaaataacattgcatttataaatttaattttaagaataatcaGGGCTGAAATCAagtaaattttcttatttatctcatattttttaagacaaaaaatatatgtattaaaaaaatgcttATATTAATTccgaatgaaaaaaatatatttaaaaaaattgaattttatagtGATTGACtgttaaaaaaaagtattttattaagaaaaataaataatttaattgttatatcttttaaaaaatgtttcaaaaaatccatattttttttcataaagttggaaaaaataaatctttgCTTTTGCCTTAATTTTGGTTTAAGAGGCGGAAATAAGGGAGGTGGGAAAGGTATTTGGCCGTGTCAATCTTTTTCTAGCAAAGAGAATTTTCTAAGAAAAGAAAGTTGGGATTGTTAATTCCATGACTAATACAATGAATTTATATAGGATTGACACTCACGTAGAtgcaatgttttcataatcggattgattattaaattagaaaagttATCACGGTTCATTCTTTGGATTAGAGGTTGCACCACGGACcgatgacatcataaatatatattttatatattattaaaattaaaaaaaaataaaaataaaaataataaattctacctaaattttctatcaaattttgtaaacaaaaataagaattttaatcaacatt
The sequence above is drawn from the Vitis riparia cultivar Riparia Gloire de Montpellier isolate 1030 chromosome 15, EGFV_Vit.rip_1.0, whole genome shotgun sequence genome and encodes:
- the LOC117932416 gene encoding uncharacterized protein LOC117932416; this translates as MDQNSEPQFQETMSDQCNACGSLKKKDPTTSEDASGDGQPQLKKRETASVHDYRLHGFSRVAVPPPNFYTNLSRTSSNLINSPGLDLPKLPSWQNFPHSPLTPRMNPNVSTLSPSPVKGGSTELPPLPPLRRFISEPLPVASPPRTGVSGHGEMVTGSPVVSQDSPDPERFKRMMERMKEMKQWWHEVVLDVEDAGSHHNNTNEASNAETEDLVIIERVGDFISIYLKCPCSRTYQLLISGSNCFYRLL